A part of Clostridia bacterium genomic DNA contains:
- a CDS encoding flagellar assembly protein H, whose translation AKRKIAINLLKMGLSVEKVAQGAELTIKEVEELKKEVN comes from the coding sequence ATGCCAAAAGGAAAATAGCGATAAATCTTTTGAAGATGGGTTTGTCAGTTGAAAAAGTAGCACAGGGAGCTGAATTAACTATAAAAGAGGTAGAAGAATTAAAAAAAGAAGTAAACTAA
- a CDS encoding MFS transporter, whose protein sequence is MFEHKSYRDKFIMFQDDRFIGDGPGNRLLVGGLYDWTGSWNYPLFLLILAGTLMTWVGRNFYVLP, encoded by the coding sequence TTGTTTGAACATAAATCTTATCGAGATAAATTTATTATGTTCCAAGACGACAGATTTATCGGGGATGGCCCAGGCAATCGGTTATTGGTTGGTGGGTTGTATGATTGGACCGGAAGTTGGAATTATCCTTTATTTTTGCTTATTTTGGCCGGAACATTGATGACTTGGGTTGGGCGGAATTTTTATGTTTTGCCATAA